Below is a genomic region from Bacillus mycoides.
ATGATGAGCAATTGTTTCTACTAAAACGGATTAAAGATTGGATGAAGGATGATGGATGTGCACTTATTGATATTTATCAATCTTTGTATTGGAAAAAGGTAAGTGGACAAGAGATGCTATTAAGTTCAGCTATGCGAAAATATGAATACGATAGTATAAATGAAAGAATGTTAGATCATTGGTGGGATCCTAATCAACCTAATGAGATTGTGACACAGTCTTTACGTTGTTATACAGTTGAAGAGATTAGTGATTTATGTGCTAAAGCAGGTTTAAGTATTGTAGGATTCTTCCCAGGGGGAGCATTTGATTTTGAACAATGGAAATATAAAGAACTGGCAAGTTTAAATGAATGTTTGTCATATAGAATTAAAGTAAAGAAGAGTAGAGATTTATCTCTACTCTTTTATATTTTAGAAAATTCTTACTTAAACTATTGACTTTATGAATGGATTTTTCATACAATTGTATCTCGACTGAAAAATTGGAACGGGCAGGAGGGAATCATCAAATGAGTAACATATTTGAAGAAGAATTACAGAAAATGAAAGATATTTTATGTACGATGGATGAGCAATTAGAGCAACTTGAAAAAATCCCAGTTTATTATGGAGAAGATTTTAAAGAGCAAATTCTTGAAAGTATGAGGGAGTCTAATAGACAAAGCTTACGTATTGGTGTACATGAGCCGTATTTTGGAAGATTAGACTTTCAGGAGGATGGCAAGGAAGAAGTTATGCCGATTTACATCGGTAAAGTAGGTGTTTCAGATAAAGATACGATGAAACCAATTGTAATTGATTGGCGTGCACCTGTCGCAAGTATGTTTTATTCATTTACCGGTGGTGATGAATTAGCATTTTATCATTCACCAGACGGATTAGTAGAAGGCGATGTTTATTTAAAGCGAAATATTTCGATTCGAAAGAGAGAATTAGAACGTGTTGTTGATACATATGTGAAAGGAAATGAAGATGTCTCGCATGCTGATGATTTTCTTCTATATCGATTAGGCGAGAATAAAGATAATAAATTGAAAGATATCGTTTCGACTATACAATCGGAACAAAATGATATTATTCGTGCGGAAAGAAACTTACCATTATTAATTCAAGGGGTTGCAGGGAGCGGAAAAACAACGATCGCTTTACATCGCCTTGCTTTTTTAATTTATGAATATCGTGAACAGCTTGAAGCGGAGAGAATGATCGTATTCGCTCCAAACAGTTTGTTTTTAGACTATATTTCGAGTGTACTTCCTGAGTTAGGGGTAGGAAATATTAGTCAAACAACGTTTCCAGATTGGGCATTACGTACGTTAGATGGTTCGGTGAAACTAAAGCAGACAGAAGAAAAATTGAAAGAAGCTTTTTCAATTAATCGCGATGAAAAAAAGGTTATGCTCGGAAAATTAAAAGGCACGCTGGAATTTAAGTCGTTTATTGAAGAAAGAATGATTCAATTTGAAAAAGAATTAGTACCGACAAAAGATTTTGAGGCATGGGATAAAGCAGTTATTCCAGTGGAAGACGTTAAAAAATGGATGCAAGTTGAATATAAACATTATCCATTAAAGAAAAGAAGAGAACGTTTAGTCGGCCGAATGAAGCGCTGGATTGAAATTGAACTTAAAAAGTTTGGAGAAACAAACGAGAAAAAGTTACTAAAAAAAGAAGCAACAAAGAGATTAAACACATATATGAATTTTTGGCCAAAAATGAGCCCACTTTCACTATATAGTTCGATGATGAAGAGTAAAGAAATACTCGAAGTATTACCTGAAGAACTTGTTCAAGAAACAGAAAAGAATTGCCGTAAAAAAGAAGTATATGTAGAAGATTTACCAGCTTTAATTTACATACACCATCGCATAAATGGAATTGAAATCGGACAGAAGTTTCATCACGTCGTTATTGATGAAGCACAAGATTTTTCACCATTCCAAGTGTATGTATTAAAAGAAATTACACTAGGTAATTCTTTCACCATATTAGGTGATTTATCTCAAGCGATTTATGATTATCAAGGAATTGAAGACTGGAATGCTTTTAAGGAAGTATTCCAAGAAGCAGGTTATTATGAACTGACGAGAAGTTATCGTTCTACAAAAGAAATTATTGAATTCGCGAATGAAATAATTAAAAATGCAGAGATTCCAGTAGGACTCGCAACACCAGTTTTCCGTAGCGGTGAAGACGTGAAAGTAATCCGGGCAGAGGACCAATTTACTGAAGTTTTAAAGACATTACAGCATTTGCAAAATGAAGATGTGAAAACAATCGCGGTAATTGGTAGAACAGATGATGAATGCCGTGATATATATGAGAAATTAACAAATGTAGGGTTGACAGTTAATGTCATTGAAGCAGATCAAAGCAAGTATGAAGGTGGTATTTCGGTAGTACCAGTATACTTGGCGAAAGGGTTAGAATTTGATGCCGTACTTCTAATCGACGTTGATGAAGAACATTACAAAAATACAAAACATGATGCGAAATTATTGTATGTCGGATGTACAAGGTCGCTTCATGATTTATGGATTTTCTATAGCGGGGAAGTATCACCTTTAATTAAGGGATTAAAATAAATAAAAAAGAGGATTTTCTAGTAGTTCATGAAAATCCTCTTTTTATAGTTAAAAGGTATATGAATTAACAATCTAAGCTGTTTTTTAAATAATAAAATATCATATTCTCAAATTCCTGAATCTGCTCTTTTTCCCATAGACGAACAGCATCTACCGG
It encodes:
- a CDS encoding class I SAM-dependent methyltransferase translates to MDELNVKEFYKKQFELSNYDINTESWIEQVAKEVQEQVGYPFQTMLELGAGNGEFARAMSKLNIKMTTVELVQELVMFAKEHSTNDIAIHCADFYKINFEEKFDVVSYLDGFGVGTNDEQLFLLKRIKDWMKDDGCALIDIYQSLYWKKVSGQEMLLSSAMRKYEYDSINERMLDHWWDPNQPNEIVTQSLRCYTVEEISDLCAKAGLSIVGFFPGGAFDFEQWKYKELASLNECLSYRIKVKKSRDLSLLFYILENSYLNY
- a CDS encoding HelD family protein, encoding MSNIFEEELQKMKDILCTMDEQLEQLEKIPVYYGEDFKEQILESMRESNRQSLRIGVHEPYFGRLDFQEDGKEEVMPIYIGKVGVSDKDTMKPIVIDWRAPVASMFYSFTGGDELAFYHSPDGLVEGDVYLKRNISIRKRELERVVDTYVKGNEDVSHADDFLLYRLGENKDNKLKDIVSTIQSEQNDIIRAERNLPLLIQGVAGSGKTTIALHRLAFLIYEYREQLEAERMIVFAPNSLFLDYISSVLPELGVGNISQTTFPDWALRTLDGSVKLKQTEEKLKEAFSINRDEKKVMLGKLKGTLEFKSFIEERMIQFEKELVPTKDFEAWDKAVIPVEDVKKWMQVEYKHYPLKKRRERLVGRMKRWIEIELKKFGETNEKKLLKKEATKRLNTYMNFWPKMSPLSLYSSMMKSKEILEVLPEELVQETEKNCRKKEVYVEDLPALIYIHHRINGIEIGQKFHHVVIDEAQDFSPFQVYVLKEITLGNSFTILGDLSQAIYDYQGIEDWNAFKEVFQEAGYYELTRSYRSTKEIIEFANEIIKNAEIPVGLATPVFRSGEDVKVIRAEDQFTEVLKTLQHLQNEDVKTIAVIGRTDDECRDIYEKLTNVGLTVNVIEADQSKYEGGISVVPVYLAKGLEFDAVLLIDVDEEHYKNTKHDAKLLYVGCTRSLHDLWIFYSGEVSPLIKGLK